Proteins from a single region of Ignavibacteria bacterium:
- a CDS encoding ammonia-forming cytochrome c nitrite reductase subunit c552 has translation MKRILILSLFIIIVASLTPMFVTNITSLPQKEKAVDAKQCYECHTEVADLRKGSKHEKMNCVACHSDLPQHLEDASKKPITDVSLSKCGSCHKDQYESFMHVNMQSKARLEKASTTSRSPTFDKLMMPHGFTKEHNEPRSHAFMVTDHYIIDRAYGGRFQLKGWEYVTKTGNVWDLITDAEPSSDTQKVFLSQSATAANPTCLSCKSTDQILKWKYKGDAAPEAQWSRTSKVVAMARDIKNPVGCIHCHDPHGTQPRVVRDALIEAVVDRGEGTYPYDKEKSKQVTMQKIMFRDFRAIGILNKKDSNLRCAQCHVEYNCNPGHDPKTGNAIKYNDSRTNIFPWVNVLDYNKKMESYSFKDFKHSVTGASLSKLQHPEMETFWMSKHERAGVECKDCHMPEVKKGNKTYTWHGQKSARYMTKETCLNCHNKWTEKEAEYQIDAVQNYIRGKMRKAEFWLGQFIDTYQRAKDIGVTDSALILSRKYHDQSHTLWEWWTAENSDGFHNPELARKSLTESITQSQEGIKFIENMIAEKKKAK, from the coding sequence ATGAAACGAATACTAATTCTTTCCCTTTTTATTATTATCGTAGCATCCCTTACGCCAATGTTTGTAACAAATATTACTTCGTTGCCGCAAAAAGAAAAAGCAGTGGATGCAAAACAATGTTACGAATGTCATACCGAAGTTGCCGACTTGCGGAAAGGAAGCAAGCACGAAAAAATGAATTGCGTTGCGTGTCATTCGGATTTGCCGCAACATTTGGAAGACGCATCGAAAAAACCGATAACGGATGTATCGTTGAGTAAATGCGGAAGTTGTCATAAAGATCAATACGAATCGTTTATGCACGTGAATATGCAATCGAAAGCGCGATTGGAGAAAGCATCCACGACGAGCCGCTCGCCAACATTTGATAAACTGATGATGCCGCATGGTTTTACGAAAGAACATAATGAACCGCGAAGTCATGCATTTATGGTAACCGACCATTACATTATAGACCGCGCGTATGGAGGAAGATTTCAATTGAAGGGTTGGGAATATGTTACTAAAACAGGAAACGTTTGGGATTTAATTACCGATGCTGAGCCATCTTCGGATACGCAAAAAGTATTTCTTTCACAAAGCGCAACAGCGGCAAATCCGACGTGCTTGAGTTGTAAATCTACAGATCAGATATTAAAATGGAAATATAAAGGAGATGCAGCGCCGGAAGCGCAATGGTCGAGAACATCGAAAGTGGTTGCAATGGCTCGTGATATTAAAAATCCCGTTGGTTGTATTCATTGCCACGACCCGCACGGAACACAACCGCGTGTCGTTCGTGATGCGTTGATTGAAGCGGTAGTTGACAGAGGCGAAGGAACATATCCGTATGATAAAGAAAAAAGCAAACAAGTAACGATGCAAAAAATAATGTTCCGTGATTTTCGCGCTATTGGAATATTAAATAAAAAAGATTCTAATCTTCGTTGCGCCCAATGTCACGTGGAATATAATTGCAATCCCGGTCACGACCCAAAAACAGGAAATGCAATTAAGTATAACGATTCGCGAACAAATATTTTTCCATGGGTGAATGTTTTGGATTACAATAAAAAAATGGAATCGTATTCGTTCAAAGATTTCAAGCATTCAGTTACAGGAGCATCGCTTTCGAAATTGCAACATCCCGAAATGGAAACATTTTGGATGAGTAAACACGAACGCGCGGGAGTGGAATGTAAAGATTGTCACATGCCAGAAGTGAAAAAAGGAAACAAAACATACACGTGGCACGGACAAAAAAGTGCGCGTTATATGACGAAAGAGACGTGTTTGAATTGCCATAATAAATGGACAGAAAAGGAAGCAGAATATCAAATTGATGCTGTGCAGAATTATATTCGCGGGAAAATGCGGAAAGCGGAATTTTGGCTTGGGCAGTTTATTGATACATACCAACGCGCAAAAGATATAGGTGTTACGGATTCTGCGTTAATTCTTTCGCGAAAGTATCACGACCAATCTCATACGCTTTGGGAATGGTGGACAGCAGAAAATTCCGATGGATTTCATAACCCTGAACTTGCGAGAAAATCACTAACGGAGTCCATTACACAGTCACAAGAAGGAATTAAGTTTATCGAGAATATGATAGCAGAGAAGAAAAAAGCAAAATAA
- a CDS encoding cytochrome c, protein MSHKKGNIILFCLLLLVVASAWFFRREYILRNKEFLPGMLYSVPFESQSANPNFRDKKTLQLPAEHTIARGFLPVHFQATPEDAIRAGEELINPFSETEKGLTRGAFVFSTFCTPCHGNSATGDGSVTKKGFPPPPSLFADKALKMKDGQMFHILTYGQANMPSLASQISFDDRWKVILHVRSLQKQQQTVAGVKQ, encoded by the coding sequence ATGTCGCATAAAAAAGGAAACATCATACTTTTCTGTCTTCTCCTTCTCGTAGTTGCAAGCGCGTGGTTCTTCCGACGAGAATACATTCTCCGCAACAAAGAATTTCTTCCCGGAATGTTGTATTCTGTTCCTTTCGAATCGCAATCTGCAAACCCGAACTTTCGAGATAAAAAAACATTGCAACTTCCCGCAGAACATACCATTGCTCGCGGATTTCTTCCCGTTCATTTTCAAGCGACTCCCGAAGACGCAATACGTGCAGGAGAAGAACTTATCAATCCTTTTTCTGAGACAGAAAAAGGGCTTACGCGCGGAGCATTTGTTTTTTCAACATTCTGCACACCTTGTCACGGAAACAGTGCAACGGGCGATGGTTCGGTTACGAAAAAAGGATTTCCGCCTCCTCCATCTCTCTTTGCAGATAAAGCATTGAAAATGAAAGATGGACAAATGTTTCATATTCTTACCTACGGTCAAGCCAATATGCCTTCGCTGGCAAGTCAGATTTCTTTCGATGACCGATGGAAGGTTATTTTGCACGTTCGTTCGTTACAAAAACAACAACAAACCGTTGCAGGAGTAAAACAATGA
- a CDS encoding DUF3341 domain-containing protein, whose amino-acid sequence MSRRLLVTVFEDELDIVNATRTARENRYNIVDVYTPFAVHGLDEAMGLKPSKLGWVCFALGLAGAVAKLWFQIWTSSQSWPVNVGGKPLSSVPAFVPVTFEIMVLFAGVGTVITFFALRKLFPGKKPHIVYEGATNNRFILVLEQSDAAFDLRNVRTMFEPFNLVAMEERIDKEKK is encoded by the coding sequence ATGAGCAGAAGATTATTAGTTACTGTCTTTGAAGACGAACTCGACATTGTCAATGCAACACGAACGGCACGCGAAAACAGATACAACATCGTTGACGTTTATACGCCTTTCGCCGTTCACGGACTTGATGAAGCAATGGGTCTCAAACCTTCAAAATTGGGATGGGTGTGTTTTGCACTGGGCTTAGCAGGTGCCGTTGCAAAATTATGGTTTCAAATCTGGACATCGTCGCAGAGTTGGCCGGTGAATGTTGGAGGAAAACCATTAAGTTCCGTTCCTGCATTTGTGCCGGTTACGTTTGAAATTATGGTTCTCTTTGCAGGCGTGGGAACAGTCATTACCTTTTTTGCATTACGAAAATTATTTCCCGGAAAGAAACCCCACATCGTCTATGAAGGTGCGACCAATAATCGCTTTATTCTTGTGTTGGAACAAAGCGATGCCGCATTTGATTTGCGCAACGTGCGAACGATGTTTGAACCATTCAATCTTGTTGCAATGGAAGAACGCATTGATAAGGAGAAAAAGTAA
- a CDS encoding hydrogenase, with the protein MSEVYSILREPLIGGNKTYNDVTNDVCSPLERKPTIAWWFAFTISFTMLIAGVISVTYLLTTGIGTWGLNNTIGWAFDITNFVFWIGIGHAGTLISAILFLFRQKWRTSVNRSAEAMTIFAVICAGIFPIIHMGRPWLAFFVIPYPNERGPLWVNFRSPLVWDMFAISTYFTISFVFWYVGLIPDLATIRDRAQSHFKRKIFGFLSFGWNGSNRTWSHYEKIYLLLAGLATPLVVSVHTIVSWDFATSVIPGWHTTIFPPYFVAGAVFSGFAMVLTLMLIVRKVLRFEEYITLHHVESMCKIIIATGGIVSMAYGTEYFIALYSGNEYEKFTFINRALGPYSWSYWIMVSCNVISPQLFWFRKIRRNVALVFLISIFINIGMWFERFVIITTSLTRDYLPASWDSYSPTSIEIATLVGSFGLFLTLFLLFARFLPMIAIGEVKGVLSYGRKNNGEHL; encoded by the coding sequence ATGTCTGAAGTATATTCTATTCTTCGCGAACCGCTTATCGGTGGAAATAAAACATACAATGATGTTACCAACGATGTTTGTTCTCCGCTGGAAAGAAAACCAACGATTGCGTGGTGGTTTGCGTTCACTATCTCTTTTACGATGTTGATTGCAGGAGTAATTTCCGTAACATATCTGTTAACAACAGGCATCGGCACGTGGGGATTAAACAATACAATCGGTTGGGCGTTTGATATTACGAACTTTGTATTCTGGATTGGAATTGGACATGCGGGAACATTGATTTCTGCAATTCTTTTTCTCTTTCGTCAAAAATGGAGAACATCCGTGAATCGCAGCGCAGAAGCGATGACAATTTTTGCCGTGATATGTGCGGGAATATTTCCCATCATTCACATGGGACGTCCATGGCTTGCGTTCTTTGTTATTCCATATCCGAATGAACGCGGTCCGTTGTGGGTAAATTTCCGCTCTCCGCTCGTGTGGGATATGTTTGCTATCAGCACATATTTTACTATTTCCTTTGTGTTTTGGTATGTCGGATTGATTCCCGATTTGGCAACAATACGAGACCGCGCGCAATCCCACTTTAAAAGAAAGATATTTGGTTTCTTAAGTTTTGGATGGAACGGTTCCAATCGTACGTGGTCGCATTACGAAAAAATTTATCTCTTACTTGCGGGATTAGCAACGCCGCTTGTTGTTTCCGTTCATACGATTGTGAGTTGGGATTTCGCAACGTCTGTTATTCCGGGATGGCATACAACAATTTTTCCGCCGTACTTTGTTGCTGGAGCAGTTTTTTCCGGTTTTGCGATGGTATTGACATTGATGTTGATTGTTCGAAAAGTATTACGATTTGAAGAATACATTACACTGCATCACGTTGAATCAATGTGTAAAATTATCATAGCAACCGGCGGAATAGTTTCGATGGCATACGGAACAGAATATTTTATCGCATTATATTCCGGAAACGAATACGAAAAATTTACTTTCATCAATCGTGCTTTGGGTCCGTATTCGTGGTCGTATTGGATTATGGTTTCGTGTAATGTTATTAGTCCACAATTATTTTGGTTTAGGAAAATACGGAGAAACGTCGCGCTTGTATTTCTCATTTCTATTTTTATCAATATCGGAATGTGGTTTGAACGCTTTGTGATAATCACAACATCGCTCACGCGCGATTACCTCCCAGCCAGTTGGGACAGTTATTCGCCAACTTCTATTGAAATTGCAACATTGGTCGGAAGTTTCGGTTTATTTTTAACGCTCTTTCTTTTATTTGCACGGTTTCTTCCGATGATTGCCATCGGCGAAGTAAAAGGAGTTCTTTCTTACGGACGAAAAAATAACGGAGAACACTTATGA
- a CDS encoding 4Fe-4S dicluster domain-containing protein, with protein MSEYHNVKFEREQETIPHRGIDRRDFLKLSGFTFAGALLGGCQAPKVDKAIPFLVKPEEITPGLSTFYATTCGGCNASCGIITKNRDGRPIKIEGNPSHPISQGGLCAVGQAHLLGLYDSHRLKNPTMLGKETVWNDIDSAIKNTLKEIQTNNGAVRFLSNTISSPTQRNTIAKFLSGFSNAQHIEYDALSVSAILDAHEKTHGTRVLPHYRFDKTEVIVSVDADFLGTWISPVEFTKDYHKGKILNGNNSKFSFHAQIEANVSLTGSNADKRISISPNAYKNFLYDLTTTIEGGKSSIAEVNELARKLLSAKGKSLVVCGVNDIELQLLSNYINHLLSNYGNTIDIETPSKQYRGNDTELQKLISEITEGKISALFIYNGNPLFDIPEGNALKKHIEAIPLSISFSERSDETSSATTFICPEHHSLESWNENEVRAGIYSLSQPVLQPLRNTRSLIESLNAWMDTPKTAYDAIRDEWKNSVFTMQKKENDFQKFWDKCVHDGFAEVESGKNTVQEFSKQSLQNISRSSETTAMALILYPKISIREGKHAHNPWLQELPDPITKIVWDNYVSLSKKTAEHLSVKENDVVEITAQISNERRTLKLPTHIQQGMCDNVVAVALGYGRKGTERFTNIGPEWFEAKPTVNQGELVGKNAAVFLQFVNGSISYNLLQCSVSKTKEQYRLAATQEYHSLQMPEHLVPAGSERRPIIQETTFGAYIQDNSAGSFSKHEYESIWPEEHQYNNHHWGMAIDLTKCTGCSGCVIGCQSENNIPCVGKDEIARNREMTWIRIDRYFQEEENTFSVAFQPMMCHHCNNAPCETVCPVLATVHNEEGLNQQIYNRCVGTRYCSNNCPYKVRRFNWFDYEHGDEMQKLVLNPDVVVRERGVMEKCSFCIQRIQEAKIIAKSNGVALKDGDIQPACQQSCPANAIVFGDMNDKNSELSKRMNDKRYYKVLEEVGTRPAVGYMTLVRNSDEVNNV; from the coding sequence ATGTCTGAATATCATAACGTTAAATTTGAACGAGAACAGGAAACCATTCCTCATCGTGGAATAGACAGAAGAGATTTCTTAAAACTTTCCGGATTTACATTTGCTGGAGCGTTACTTGGCGGATGTCAAGCGCCGAAAGTTGATAAAGCGATTCCTTTTCTTGTAAAACCGGAAGAGATAACGCCGGGTTTATCCACGTTTTATGCAACGACGTGCGGTGGATGCAATGCTTCTTGCGGAATCATTACCAAAAACCGCGATGGTCGTCCAATAAAAATTGAAGGAAATCCTTCACATCCTATTTCACAAGGAGGATTATGCGCAGTTGGACAAGCGCATCTTCTGGGGTTGTACGATTCACATCGTTTGAAAAATCCGACGATGCTCGGAAAAGAAACAGTGTGGAATGACATTGATAGCGCGATAAAAAATACATTGAAAGAAATTCAAACGAACAACGGCGCAGTTCGATTTCTTTCGAATACGATTTCAAGCCCAACACAGCGAAACACGATAGCGAAATTTCTTTCCGGATTTTCCAACGCACAGCATATAGAATACGATGCGCTTTCCGTTTCTGCAATTCTTGATGCGCATGAGAAGACACACGGAACGCGCGTTCTTCCACATTACCGATTTGACAAAACGGAAGTTATTGTTTCTGTTGATGCGGATTTTCTCGGAACGTGGATTTCTCCCGTTGAGTTCACAAAAGATTATCACAAAGGAAAAATATTGAATGGAAACAATTCAAAATTTTCTTTTCATGCACAGATTGAAGCGAATGTTTCTTTGACGGGAAGCAATGCGGATAAACGGATTTCGATTTCGCCGAATGCGTACAAAAATTTTCTTTACGATTTAACAACAACGATAGAAGGAGGGAAATCTTCCATTGCCGAAGTGAACGAATTAGCGCGAAAACTCCTTTCGGCAAAAGGTAAAAGTTTAGTCGTGTGCGGGGTGAATGATATTGAGTTGCAACTGCTTTCTAATTATATCAATCATTTACTCAGCAATTATGGAAACACGATAGATATTGAAACGCCGTCGAAACAATATCGGGGAAACGATACCGAGTTGCAGAAATTAATTTCCGAAATAACGGAGGGAAAAATTTCTGCATTGTTTATCTACAACGGCAATCCATTATTTGATATTCCGGAAGGAAACGCACTCAAGAAACATATTGAAGCGATTCCACTGTCAATAAGTTTCAGCGAACGCAGCGATGAAACATCAAGCGCAACAACATTTATTTGTCCCGAACATCATTCGTTGGAATCGTGGAATGAAAATGAAGTTCGCGCAGGGATATATTCTCTTTCGCAACCGGTTCTCCAGCCATTGAGAAATACGCGTTCGCTTATCGAGAGTTTAAACGCGTGGATGGATACTCCGAAAACTGCGTATGATGCAATTCGTGATGAATGGAAAAATTCTGTATTCACAATGCAAAAGAAGGAGAACGATTTTCAAAAATTTTGGGATAAATGTGTTCACGATGGATTTGCAGAAGTGGAATCGGGAAAAAATACTGTACAGGAATTTTCAAAGCAATCGTTACAAAATATTTCACGCTCAAGTGAAACGACTGCGATGGCGTTAATACTGTATCCGAAAATTTCTATTCGCGAAGGAAAACACGCACATAATCCATGGTTGCAAGAATTGCCGGATCCGATTACGAAAATCGTATGGGATAATTATGTTTCGCTTTCGAAAAAAACTGCAGAACATTTGAGTGTGAAAGAAAATGATGTTGTAGAGATTACTGCGCAGATTTCTAACGAAAGAAGAACGTTAAAACTTCCGACGCATATTCAGCAGGGAATGTGTGATAATGTTGTTGCTGTTGCTTTGGGATACGGAAGAAAAGGAACAGAACGATTTACCAATATTGGTCCCGAATGGTTCGAAGCGAAACCAACGGTGAACCAAGGCGAACTTGTAGGAAAAAATGCCGCAGTATTTTTACAGTTTGTGAACGGAAGTATTTCGTACAATCTGTTGCAATGTTCTGTTTCAAAAACAAAAGAACAGTATCGCTTGGCGGCAACGCAGGAGTATCATTCGTTACAAATGCCCGAACATCTTGTTCCTGCTGGCTCTGAACGACGTCCCATTATTCAGGAGACAACGTTTGGCGCGTATATTCAAGATAACTCTGCGGGAAGTTTTTCAAAACATGAATACGAAAGTATATGGCCCGAAGAACATCAGTACAACAATCATCATTGGGGAATGGCGATTGATTTGACAAAATGCACAGGATGTTCTGGGTGTGTTATCGGGTGTCAATCGGAAAATAATATTCCGTGTGTTGGAAAAGATGAAATAGCACGCAATCGGGAAATGACGTGGATTCGCATTGATAGATATTTTCAGGAAGAAGAAAATACATTCAGCGTTGCGTTTCAGCCGATGATGTGTCATCATTGCAATAACGCTCCGTGCGAAACTGTATGTCCTGTGCTTGCAACGGTTCATAATGAAGAAGGATTGAATCAGCAAATATACAATCGTTGTGTCGGAACACGCTATTGTTCAAATAATTGTCCGTATAAAGTTCGCCGATTTAATTGGTTTGATTACGAACACGGCGACGAGATGCAGAAGTTGGTTCTCAATCCTGATGTCGTAGTTCGTGAGCGCGGCGTAATGGAAAAATGTTCGTTCTGTATTCAGCGAATTCAGGAAGCGAAAATCATAGCGAAAAGTAATGGTGTTGCATTGAAAGACGGCGATATACAACCGGCATGCCAGCAATCGTGCCCGGCAAACGCTATTGTTTTCGGCGATATGAATGATAAAAATAGTGAACTATCAAAACGAATGAATGACAAACGATATTACAAAGTATTAGAAGAAGTAGGAACAAGACCAGCCGTTGGTTATATGACTCTTGTACGAAACAGCGATGAGGTGAACAATGTCTGA
- a CDS encoding cytochrome c3 family protein, translating to MLLKSPITTVFLVVGLLLSILIFYNSYSVNYRIPGNNEGYEPVQPIAYSHRLHAGELGIPCLSCHFGAEKSRNAGVPSASVCMNCHKFVTALFANVRAEDELAEKEKRKPQRIISSELKKIYSSLALNDELLPNPSLKQTPIEWKKVYNVPDFVYFDHRPHVNAGVQCQTCHGAVETMERIRQVGNLSMGWCVNCHRDVNKNGVNNKKVYASTDCTTCHY from the coding sequence ATGTTACTGAAAAGTCCAATTACAACTGTTTTTCTTGTCGTCGGATTATTACTGAGTATTCTGATTTTCTACAATTCCTACTCGGTCAATTATCGTATTCCGGGAAATAATGAAGGATATGAACCGGTGCAACCGATTGCGTATTCACATCGTCTTCACGCAGGCGAACTCGGAATACCGTGCTTGAGTTGTCATTTCGGTGCAGAAAAAAGTCGCAACGCAGGAGTTCCCTCAGCAAGCGTTTGTATGAATTGCCACAAGTTTGTAACTGCACTGTTTGCCAATGTTCGCGCAGAAGATGAACTTGCAGAGAAAGAAAAACGCAAACCGCAACGAATTATTTCGTCTGAACTAAAAAAAATTTATTCGTCGCTTGCGTTGAATGATGAATTACTTCCGAATCCGTCATTGAAACAAACTCCCATTGAATGGAAAAAAGTGTACAACGTTCCCGATTTCGTATACTTCGACCATCGCCCGCACGTGAACGCAGGTGTTCAATGTCAAACGTGTCATGGTGCCGTTGAAACAATGGAGCGCATTCGTCAAGTCGGAAATCTTTCGATGGGATGGTGTGTGAATTGCCATCGCGACGTGAATAAAAACGGCGTGAACAATAAAAAAGTGTACGCATCAACGGATTGCACAACTTGTCATTATTAG
- a CDS encoding MFS transporter translates to MSKWLERWEPENSDFWESTGKKIAWRILWVTTISLTFSFATWFMVSAIVVKLPGIGFKFTTQELFWLAAMPGLAGGTLRIIHTFLLPIYGTRNVITLATFIKLIPCVGLGLAVMNPETPFWIFLVLAFSAGFGGGDFSSYMPSTNLFFPKRLKGTALGIQAGIGNFGVSLAQFMTPIMLGVGTYGASQIFTKINPKTKEILGTSEIFLQSAAFWYIPVLIVMTIVCWWMLRSVPITASFKEQLDIFKDKHTWYCTVTYMMTFGTFSGLSAAFPLMIKSLYGNFPDAPEPLKYAFYGPLIGSASRVIFGFVSDKTGGGILTTITGIGLIIGSVLMISMGLVAPTSIEQFPMFITIMLGMFFFAGIGNAATFRQYPIIFAQNQRQASGVIGWTAAIAAYGPFIFSSLIGLIIGATGNATNFYYGLIVFLLYATYVNWWYYNRKGCERPS, encoded by the coding sequence ATGAGTAAATGGTTAGAAAGATGGGAGCCGGAAAATTCTGATTTTTGGGAAAGCACTGGAAAGAAAATTGCATGGCGAATTCTTTGGGTTACGACAATTTCACTCACGTTCTCCTTTGCAACGTGGTTTATGGTAAGCGCAATTGTTGTCAAACTTCCTGGAATTGGTTTTAAGTTCACAACCCAAGAACTCTTTTGGCTCGCGGCAATGCCAGGTCTTGCGGGAGGTACGTTGCGTATCATTCATACATTTTTACTTCCCATTTATGGAACGAGAAATGTCATTACATTAGCAACGTTCATTAAACTAATTCCATGTGTCGGATTGGGATTAGCAGTGATGAATCCCGAAACCCCGTTTTGGATTTTTTTAGTGTTAGCATTTTCTGCAGGTTTTGGCGGAGGAGATTTTTCATCATATATGCCAAGCACAAATTTGTTTTTCCCGAAACGATTAAAAGGAACTGCGCTCGGAATACAAGCGGGAATTGGAAACTTTGGAGTAAGTTTGGCGCAATTTATGACGCCGATTATGTTAGGAGTTGGGACATACGGAGCATCACAGATTTTTACAAAAATAAATCCAAAAACCAAAGAAATTCTCGGGACTTCGGAAATATTTTTACAAAGTGCGGCGTTCTGGTACATTCCGGTTCTCATCGTAATGACGATAGTTTGTTGGTGGATGTTGCGAAGCGTTCCAATTACTGCATCATTCAAAGAGCAATTGGATATTTTCAAAGATAAACATACGTGGTACTGCACGGTTACGTATATGATGACTTTCGGAACGTTTTCCGGACTTTCTGCCGCATTTCCGTTGATGATAAAATCATTGTACGGAAATTTTCCCGATGCGCCTGAGCCGTTGAAATATGCTTTTTATGGTCCATTGATTGGTTCTGCAAGTCGTGTTATTTTTGGATTTGTTTCCGATAAAACCGGCGGTGGAATTTTAACAACAATTACCGGAATTGGCTTAATAATTGGTTCAGTATTGATGATTTCGATGGGACTTGTTGCGCCAACAAGTATCGAACAATTTCCGATGTTTATTACCATTATGCTCGGAATGTTTTTCTTTGCAGGAATTGGTAACGCCGCAACGTTTCGTCAATATCCAATTATCTTTGCACAAAATCAGAGACAAGCATCGGGAGTAATCGGATGGACTGCGGCTATCGCAGCGTACGGTCCGTTTATATTTTCTTCGCTCATCGGATTAATCATCGGCGCAACGGGGAATGCGACGAATTTTTATTATGGTCTCATCGTATTTCTGTTGTATGCAACGTATGTTAATTGGTGGTATTACAATCGCAAAGGATGCGAACGTCCAAGTTGA